One Brassica napus cultivar Da-Ae chromosome A1, Da-Ae, whole genome shotgun sequence genomic region harbors:
- the BNAA01G30090D gene encoding YTH domain-containing protein ECT1 isoform X1, with protein MATTPPSHATDLLITSEEQPVNLDIMKEQSVAANNETSASFNKSSQEPAVVVHPAKVAPLSAPYGLSGDFAGHLPSSILSPQAQGFYYRGYETPTGEWDEYSSYVNVEGLDINSPVGFNENASMVYQTGYGYNPQMPYGPYSPAATPLPSEAQLYSPQQFPFSGASPYYQQVVPPSMQYISSPTQPELTSLVAVDQQGDNMTRPSYQPHPIGPFNGNQTNLGFPEWQQGFDGGIWSDWSKPSDMHRHSSSFSPALSPQPLGSFGSYGHNIPMGSQRQRPFYGRGQGSNYGSRLNSYVGMGNQSWIGVDSTRGRGRVTDPSLGGGYNGNYDILNEQNRGPRALKPKTQVSEELDSSADSKKHNKDSPKEESNNNNNPEFVTDYSEAKLFIIKSYSEDNVHKSIKYNVWASTPNGNKKLDAAYREAKEEKEACPVFLLFSVNASSQFCGVAEMIGPVDFEKSVDYWQQDKWNGQFPVKWHIIKDVPNSQFRHIILENNDNKPVTNSRDTQEVKLEQGIEMLKIFKNYDAETSILDDFGFYEEREKIIQERKARRQPNLPSAGGGENEHKPASAALQTEFIKNMSKSFAQVVRLDEGSKASPDATTTTVAVSSGQSN; from the exons atgGCAACGACTCCTCCATCTCACGCCACAGATCTTCTTATTACTTCAG AGGAGCAGCCTGTTAATCTGGACATCATGAAGGAGCAG TCTGTTGCGGCAAACAATGAGACATCAGCCTCTTTTAATAAGTCCTCTCAGGAGCCTGCTGTTGTAGTTCATCCAGCCAAAGTTGCTCCACTCTCTGCACCTTATGGTTTATCAGGTGACTTTGCTGGACACTTGCCTAGCAGCATCCTCTCTCCTCAAGCACAAGGCTTTTACTATAGAG GTTATGAAACCCCCACAGGCGAATGGGACGAGTATTCTTCATATGTCAATGTTGAAGGACTGGACATCAACTCTCCT GTTGGCTTCAATGAGAATGCTTCTATGGTCTACCAAACAGGATACGGATACAACCCTCAGATGCCATACGGACCATATTCCCCTGCTGCAACTCCCTTACCTTCTGAGGCGCAGTTGTATTCCCCACAGCAGTTTCCGTTTTCAGGGGCATCGCCTTATTACCAGCAGGTAGTTCCTCCAAGCATGCAGTATATATCTTCCCCAACTCAGCCAGAGCTCACCAGCCTTGTCGCTGTTGACCAACAAGGTGATAACATGACAAGACCGTCCTACCAACCTCACCCTATTGGACCGTTTAATGGAAACCAGACGAACCTTGGTTTTCCTGAGTGGCAGCAAGGTTTTGACGGGGGGATATGGTCGGATTGGTCCAAGCCTTCTGATATGCACagacattcttcttctttttcgcCGGCTTTGTCTCCTCAGCCACTCGGTTCTTTTGGATCATATGGCCACAACATTCCCATG GGGTCACAAAGACAGAGACCATTCTACGGTCGTGGCCAAGGCTCTAACTATGGAAGTAGACTAAACTCTTATGTGGGTATGGGAAACCAAAGCTGGATTGGCGTTGACAGCACTCGAGGGCGTGGAAGAGTTACTGATCCATCCCTTGGTGGCGGTTATAATGGCAACTATGATATCCTCAACGAGCAGAACCGAGGACCAAGGGCTTTAAAGCCCAAGACTCAGGTCTCAGAGGAGCTTGATTCTTCTGCTGATAGTAAGAAACATAACAAAGACAGTCCCAAAGAGGAatccaacaacaacaataatccTGAGTTTGTCACTGACTACAGTGAAGCTAAGCTCTTCATAATCAAGTCCTACAGTGAAGACAACGTACACAAGAGCATCAAATACAATGTATGGGCTAGCACTCCTAATGGCAACAAAAAGCTTGATGCTGCTTACCGTGAGGCCAAGGAGGAGAAAGAAGCTTGCCCAGTGTTTCTTCTGTTCTCT GTAAACGCGAGCTCTCAGTTCTGTGGAGTTGCGGAGATGATTGGACCTGTGGATTTTGAGAAGAGCGTTGATTACTGGCAACAAGACAAGTGGAATGGACAGTTCCCAGTGAAGTGGCACATCATCAAAGATGTTCCAAACAGCCAGTTCCGCCACATTATATTGGAGAACAATGACAATAAGCCCGTGACTAATAGTCGAGACACTCAAGAA GTGAAACTGGAACAAGGCATAGAGATGCTGAAGATTTTCAAGAACTACGATGCTGAGACTTCAATCTTGGATGATTTTGGGTTTTATGAAGAGAGGGAGAAAATAATCCAAGAACGGAAGGCAAGAAGACAGCCAAACTTACCATCTGCAGGAGGAGGAGAAAACGAACATAAGCCCGCTTCTGCTGCATTGCAGACAGAGTTCATCAAGAACATGTCAAAAAGTTTTGCGCAGGTTGTCCGCTTGGACGAGGGCAGCAAAGCATCTCCAGATGCAACTACAACAACCGTAGCAGTCTCTTCTGGTCAATCCAACTAG
- the BNAA01G30090D gene encoding YTH domain-containing protein ECT1 isoform X2, whose amino-acid sequence MATTPPSHATDLLITSEEQPVNLDIMKEQSVAANNETSASFNKSSQEPAVVVHPAKVAPLSAPYGLSGDFAGHLPSSILSPQAQGFYYRGYETPTGEWDEYSSYVNVEGLDINSPVGFNENASMVYQTGYGYNPQMPYGPYSPAATPLPSEAQLYSPQQFPFSGASPYYQQVVPPSMQYISSPTQPELTSLVAVDQQGDNMTRPSYQPHPIGPFNGNQTNLGFPEWQQGFDGGIWSDWSKPSDMHRHSSSFSPALSPQPLGSFGSYGHNIPMGSQRQRPFYGRGQGSNYGSRLNSYVGMGNQSWIGVDSTRGRGRVTDPSLGGGYNGNYDILNEQNRGPRALKPKTQVSEELDSSADSKKHNKDSPKEESNNNNNPEFVTDYSEAKLFIIKSYSEDNVHKSIKYNVWASTPNGNKKLDAAYREAKEEKEACPVFLLFSVNASSQFCGVAEMIGPVDFEKSVDYWQQDKWNGQFPVKWHIIKDVPNSQFRHIILENNDNKPVTNSRDTQEVKLEQGIEMLKIFKNYDAETSILDDFGFYEEREKIIQERKARRQPNLPSAGGGENEHKPASAALQTEFIKNMSKSFAQVVRLDEGSKASPDATTTTVAVSSGQSN is encoded by the exons atgGCAACGACTCCTCCATCTCACGCCACAGATCTTCTTATTACTTCAG AGGAGCAGCCTGTTAATCTGGACATCATGAAGGAGCAG TCTGTTGCGGCAAACAATGAGACATCAGCCTCTTTTAATAAGTCCTCTCAGGAGCCTGCTGTTGTAGTTCATCCAGCCAAAGTTGCTCCACTCTCTGCACCTTATGGTTTATCAGGTGACTTTGCTGGACACTTGCCTAGCAGCATCCTCTCTCCTCAAGCACAAGGCTTTTACTATAGAG GTTATGAAACCCCCACAGGCGAATGGGACGAGTATTCTTCATATGTCAATGTTGAAGGACTGGACATCAACTCTCCT GTTGGCTTCAATGAGAATGCTTCTATGGTCTACCAAACAGGATACGGATACAACCCTCAGATGCCATACGGACCATATTCCCCTGCTGCAACTCCCTTACCTTCTGAGGCGCAGTTGTATTCCCCACAGCAGTTTCCGTTTTCAGGGGCATCGCCTTATTACCAGCAGGTAGTTCCTCCAAGCATGCAGTATATATCTTCCCCAACTCAGCCAGAGCTCACCAGCCTTGTCGCTGTTGACCAACAAGGTGATAACATGACAAGACCGTCCTACCAACCTCACCCTATTGGACCGTTTAATGGAAACCAGACGAACCTTGGTTTTCCTGAGTGGCAGCAAGGTTTTGACGGGGGGATATGGTCGGATTGGTCCAAGCCTTCTGATATGCACagacattcttcttctttttcgcCGGCTTTGTCTCCTCAGCCACTCGGTTCTTTTGGATCATATGGCCACAACATTCCCATG GGGTCACAAAGACAGAGACCATTCTACGGTCGTGGCCAAGGCTCTAACTATGGAAGTAGACTAAACTCTTATGTGGGTATGGGAAACCAAAGCTGGATTGGCGTTGACAGCACTCGAGGGCGTGGAAGAGTTACTGATCCATCCCTTGGTGGCGGTTATAATGGCAACTATGATATCCTCAACGAGCAGAACCGAGGACCAAGGGCTTTAAAGCCCAAGACTCAGGTCTCAGAGGAGCTTGATTCTTCTGCTGATAGTAAGAAACATAACAAAGACAGTCCCAAAGAGGAatccaacaacaacaataatccTGAGTTTGTCACTGACTACAGTGAAGCTAAGCTCTTCATAATCAAGTCCTACAGTGAAGACAACGTACACAAGAGCATCAAATACAATGTATGGGCTAGCACTCCTAATGGCAACAAAAAGCTTGATGCTGCTTACCGTGAGGCCAAGGAGGAGAAAGAAGCTTGCCCAGTGTTTCTTCTGTTCTCT GTAAACGCGAGCTCTCAGTTCTGTGGAGTTGCGGAGATGATTGGACCTGTGGATTTTGAGAAGAGCGTTGATTACTGGCAACAAGACAAGTGGAATGGACAGTTCCCAGTGAAGTGGCACATCATCAAAGATGTTCCAAACAGCCAGTTCCGCCACATTATATTGGAGAACAATGACAATAAGCCCGTGACTAATAGTCGAGACACTCAAGAA GTGAAACTGGAACAAGGCATAGAGATGCTGAAGATTTTCAAGAACTACGATGCTGAGACTTCAATCTTGGATGATTTTGGGTTTTATGAAGAGAGGGAGAAAATAATCCAAGAACGGAAGGCAAGAAGACAGCCAAACTTACCATCTGCAGGAGGAGGAGAAAACGAACATAAGCCCGCTTCTGCTGCATTGCAGACAGAGTTCATCAAGAACATGTCAAAAAGTTTTGCGCAGGTTGTCCGCTTGGACGAGGGCAGCAAAGCATCTCCAGATGCAACTACAACAACCGTAGCAGTCTCTTCTGGTCAATCCAACTA
- the LOC106377507 gene encoding organic cation/carnitine transporter 7 — protein sequence MEEGNPSFTVDEALVGIGFGKFQLYVLAYAGMAWVAEAMEMMLLSFVGPAVQSLWNLSAREESLITSVVFAGMLIGAYSWGIVADKHGRRKGFIITAVVTFLAGFLSSFAPNYMSLIVLRCLVGLGLGGGPVLVSWYLEFIPAPNRGTWMIVFSAFWTVGTIFEASLAWLIMPSLGWRWLLALSSVPSSLLLVFYRWTPESPRYLILQGRKAEAQSILQKIARMNGTHLPKGVLRSEIEEKNKSLPTENTHLLKPEEESKIVVADNNGQSFILLTLLSPELIKRTLLLWVVFFGNAFAYYGVVLLTTELNNSQNSCHPTGEVLQHSSNDVNYKDVFIASFAEFPGLLISAAMVDRLGRKVTMSSTLFLCCIFLLPLLTHQPPAITTALLFGGRVCVSAAFAVVYIYAPEIYPTAVRTTGVGVASSVGRIGGVLCPLVAVGLVHGCHQTVAVLLFEVVMFVSGICVCLFPFETSGRELTDTISTSKKPPSSSSSV from the exons ATGGAAGAAGGGAACCCTAGTTTCACAGTGGATGAAGCACTTGTGGGGATTGGATTTGGCAAGTTTCAACTCTACGTTCTTGCTTACGCTGGAATGGCTTGGGTTGCTGAGGCTATGGAGATGATGCTCCTCTCTTTCGTTGGACCTGCTGTTCAGTCGCTGTGGAACCTCTCTGCACGTGAGGAGAGCTTGATCACTAGCGTCGTTTTTGCTGGTATGCTCATTGGAGCTTACTCTTGGGGTATTGTTGCTGACAAACATGGCCGCAG GAAAGGGTTTATAATAACTGCTGTGGTGACTTTCCTAGCTGGTTTCTTGAGCTCATTTGCACCAAACTACATGTCCCTGATCGTTCTCCGCTGTCTTGTTGGTCTGGGACTGGGAGGAGGTCCTGTTCTCGTCTCCTGGTATCTCGAATTCATCCCTGCGCCAAACCGAGGGACTTGGATGATTGTTTTCTCAGCTTTCTGGACCGTTGGAACCATCTTCGAAGCTTCACTCGCTTGG CTAATCATGCCAAGCTTAGGCTGGAGGTGGCTACTCGCACTCTCTTCCGTACCTTCATCGCTGCTTCTTGTCTTCTATAGGTGGACGCCTGAGTCTCCTCGTTACTTAATCCTCCAAGGCCGGAAAGCTGAAGCTCAATCCATACTCCAGAAGATTGCGAGAATGAACGGAACCCACTTACCTAAAGGTGTTCTCCGCTCAGAGATTGAAGAGAAGAATAAAAGCCTTCCAACAGAAAACACTCATCTCCTCAAGCCTGAAGAAGAATCTAAGATAGTAGTAGCTGACAACAACGGACAGAGCTTTATTTTGCTAACTCTTCTATCTCCGGAGCTAATCAAACGGACTCTCCTACTATGGGTTGTATTCTTTGGAAACGCCTTTGCTTACTACGGCGTTGTCCTTCTCACCACCGAGCTAAACAATTCCCAAAACAGCTGCCATCCAACAGGAGAAGTGTTGCAACATTCTTCAAACGATGTTAACTACAAAGACGTTTTCATCGCCAGTTTTGCAG AGTTTCCAGGGCTACTAATATCAGCAGCAATGGTGGACAGGCTTGGACGCAAAGTGACAATGTCATCAACGCTATTCCTCTGCTGCATCTTCCTTCTTCCTCTGTTAACTCACCAACCACCAGCCATAACCACAGCTCTTCTCTTCGGCGGCCGTGTCTGCGTCTCCGCAGCCTTCGCGGTGGTTTACATCTACGCACCGGAGATATATCCCACGGCGGTAAGAACGACCGGAGTAGGAGTGGCTAGCTCTGTGGGGAGAATAGGAGGAGTGCTATGTCCACTAGTAGCCGTGGGGTTGGTTCACGGATGCCATCAGACTGTGGCTGTTCTTCTCTTCGAGGTAGTGATGTTTGTCTCAGGAATCTGCGTTTGTCTCTTCCCGTTCGAGACCAGTGGTCGTGAGCTGACGGATACTATCTCTACATCCAAGAAgccaccttcatcttcatcctctGTATAG
- the BNAA01G30110D gene encoding myb family transcription factor PHL6, translating into MNGHRLVPTAQEECNKGIQKACSSSLSPAYNFLNVQPERTKSPFIRSQSPDWPKNSTFSRSSTFCTNLYSSSSSANETQKHLGNSLPFLPDPSASASGVESARSPSVFSEDLGNPFDGDNNSSLVKDFFNLSADACSNGGGYHDLDCSNDTLSDQLELQFLSDELELAITDRAETPRLDEIYEKPMASPNPVTVLSPSQRCDAGAMCIDPVSSLPSPRSSAAANHKPRMRWTPELHESFLKSVNKLEGPEKATPKAVLKLMNVEGLTIYHVKSHLQKYRLAKYMPEKKEEKKNVNSEEKKLALSNSEADEKKKGAIQLTEALRMQMEVQKQLHEQLEVQRVLQLRIEEHAKYLEKMLEEQRKAGRLFSSSSSSQTLLSPSDDETRPDSPNMSKTEASLPQPSSSAKNIASETEDDQCESPQKRRRLENNTKPQDSER; encoded by the exons ATGAACGGGCATAGGCTTGTGCCAACGGCACAAGAGGAATGCAACAAAGGAATCCAAAAAGCTTGCTCGTCTTCCCTCTCTCCAGCCTATAACTTTCTGAATGTCCAGCCAGAAAGAACCAAATCTCCTTTCATACGGTCACAATCTCCGGATTGGCCAAAGAATAGTACGTTTTCACGGTCTTCAACCTTCTGCACAAACCTCtactcctcatcttcttcagccaATGAGACTCAGAAACATTTGGGAAACAGTCTTCCTTTCCTCCCTGATCCCTCTGCTTCTGCTTCTGGTGTGGAGTCTGCAAGATCTCCATCTGTCTTCAGCGAGGATTTGGGCAATCCGTTTGATGGAGACAACAACTCCTCGCTTGTCAAAGATTTCTTTAATCTCTCCGCGGATGCTTGTTCCAATGGAGGTGGTTATCATGATCTTGACTGTTCCAACGACACCTTATCAGATCAGCTGGAGCTGCAGTTCCTGTCTGATGAACTTGAGCTGGCCATCACAGACCGAGCTGAaactccaaggcttgat GAGATCTATGAAAAGCCAATGGCTTCGCCAAATCCAGTGACTGTGCTGAGTCCAAGCCAAAGATGCGATGCTGGAGCAATGTGCATTGACCCAGTTTCATCTCTCCCTTCTCCAAGATCCTCAGCAGCAGCCAATCACAAGCCGAGAATGAGATGGACCCCTGAGCTCCACGAAAGTTTTTTGAAGTCAGTGAACAAACTTGAAGGGCCTGAAA AGGCCACTCCAAAGGCTGTTCTCAAGCTTATGAATGTTGAGGGCTTGACGATCTACCATGTAAAAAGCCACTTGCAG AAGTATAGACTAGCAAAGTATATGCCAGAGAAAAAAGAAG AGAAAAAGAATGTTAACTCAGAGGAGAAGAAACTCGCTTTGAGCAACAGTGAAGCtgatgagaagaagaaagg GGCAATACAACTAACTGAAGCTCTCCGTATGCAGATGGAAGTTCAAAAGCAATTGCATGAACAACTCGAG GTGCAGCGGGTGCTTCAGCTACGAATAGAAGAGCATGCTAAATACTTGGAGAAGATGCTTGAAGAACAACGCAAAGCCGGAAggctattttcttcttcttcttcttctcagacTTTGTTATCACCTAGTGATGATGAGACTAGACCAGACTCTCCAAACATGTCCAAGACCGAAGCATCTCTGCCTCAGCCTTCATCATCTGCAAAGAACATAGCTTCTGAAACCGAAGACGATCAATGTGAGTCCCCTCAGAAACGCCGCAGGCTTGAGAACAATACTAAACCTCAAGACTCTGAGAGGTAG
- the LOC106377503 gene encoding uncharacterized protein LOC106377503 isoform X1, whose translation MLPSLIHSLCFLFCSRIYTLMDIHEHGVCVDKKKQRVKCNYCGKEVQGFSRLKFHLGGVSGDVTLCEQVTFNVREAFRSMVMKQKLSSAAAKAKRVHKRGRIDISSSKSGSPEEGTTSVEANNALVSKTAVMFMKQKLSSTAAKTKRVVGKVQMGNGLNKRGRLEFSSTKSVSPEMRTTSVEANNALVSNTAVMFMKQKLSSTAAAAETRRVVGNVQMGNGLNKRGRLEISSTKSVSPEKRTTSVEDMNFQSNNAQKCIARFFYETGFNFSAVDSPGFREMMSVSGGSGDIPGSHDLDGWMLQEALKEVQDHVKKIKDSWAVTGCSILLDAWVDHKGHDLVTFLADSPAGPVYLKSFDVSDIKSNANALISLVDGVAEEVGVHNVVQIIACSTSGWVGELGKSFASNNMFWSVSISHCFELMLVEIEKMDSFGGILDKVNNITEFLYNNPLVWELFKDPSHGKDMKISSSSSEFEFVTPYLTLENVLKAKNNLAAMFASSDWNKEEGTSVSKFVKDPSFWESVERLVKSTSPMIRGLCLFSTANNQHIGYIYDTMDGIKESIAKELSKEERCYKPVWDVIDDVWNKHLHSPLHVTGYFLNPAAFYSTDFSSDPEVTTGFVSSLVHMVKECHVQAKISTQLKMYTLGQGCFDEASQAAQITDIAPAEWWAQKASQHPELQSFAIKILSQTCEGASRYKLKRSIAERLLLTRGMSRSQKKHMEEFAFVHYNLHLQRFKATY comes from the exons ATGCTTCCAAGTCTGATTCactctctgtgttttcttttttgtagTAGGATATATACCTTAATGGACATTCATGAGCATGGAGTTTGTGTGGACAAGAAGAAACAACGGGTTAAATGTAATTACTGTGGGAAAGAAGTCCAGGGCTTCTCGCGTCTGAAATTTCACTTGGGTGGTGTAAGTGGAGATGTAACTCTCTGTGAACAAGTCACATTTAATGTTAGAGAGGCTTTTCGAAGTATGGTTATGAAGCAAAAACTTAGTTCTGCTGCTGCTAAGGCTAAGAGAGTGCATAAGCGTGGAAGAATAGACATTTCATCCAGCAAAAGTGGTTCTCCTGAGGAAGGGACTACAAGTGTGGAGGCTAATAATGCCCTGGTGTCAAAAACAGCTGTAATGTTTATGAAGCAAAAGCTTAGTTCTACTGCTGCTAAAACTAAGAGAGTTGTTGGAAAAGTCCAAATGGGTAATGGTCTTAATAAGCGTGGAAGATTAGAATTTTCATCCACCAAAAGTGTTTCTCCTGAGATGAGGACTACAAGTGTGGAGGCTAATAATGCACTAGTGTCAAACACAGCTGTAATGTTTATGAAGCAAAAGCTTAGTTctactgctgctgctgctgagaCTAGGAGAGTTGTTGGGAACGTCCAAATGGGTAATGGTCTTAATAAGCGTGGAAGATTAGAAATTTCATCCACCAAAAGTGTTTCTCCTGAGAAGAGGACTACAAGTGTGgaggatatgaattttcagtctAACAATGCCCAGAAGTGCATAGCTCGGTTCTTTTATGAAACTGGTTTCAACTTTTCAGCTGTGGATTCCCCAGGCTTCCGAGAAATGATGTCTGTAAGTGGTGGTAGTGGTGATATTCCTGGCTCTCATGATTTAGATGGATGGATGCTTCAAGAAGCATTGAAGGAAGTGCAAGATCATGTGAAGAAGATTAAAGATTCATGGGCGGTCACAGGTTGCAGCATCTTGCTTGATGCTTGGGTTGACCACAAAGGCCATGATCTGGTTACTTTCCTTGCAGATTCTCCAGCTGGTCCAGTGTATCTAAAGTCGTTTGATGTTTCTGATATAAAAAGTAACGCCAATGCCTTGATATCACTGGTGGATGGAGTTGCTGAGGAAGTTGGAGTGCATAACGTTGTTCAAATCATTGCATGTTCAACCTCTGGCTGGGTTGGTGAATTAGGCAAGTCTTTTGCGTCTAATAATATGTTCTGGTCCGTGAGTATATCCCACTGCTTTGAGCTTATGCTGGTGGAGATTGAGAAAATGGATTCCTTTGGAGGCATACTTGACAAGGTGAATAACATTACAGAGTTCCTTTACAACAACCCCTTGGTTTGGGAGCTTTTCAAAGATCCTAGTCATGGAAAAGACATGAagatctcctcctcctcctctgagTTTGAGTTTGTGACGCCTTATCTCACTCTAGAGAATGTTCTCAAGGCGAAGAACAACTTGGCAGCCATGTTTGCTTCATCCGACTGGAACAAAGAAGAGGGCACATCAGTCTCCAAATTTGTCAAGGATCCGTCCTTTTGGGAATCTGTTGAGAGACTTGTGAAGTCCACATCTCCTATGATCCGCGGTCTATGCTTGTTTTCTACTGCCAACAATCAGCATATTGGATATATCTATGACACTATGGATGGCATAAAGGAGAGTATAGCGAAGGAACTCAGTAAAGAGGAACGATGTTACAAGCCGGTGTGGGATGTGATTGATGATGTATGGAACAAGCATCTCCACAGTCCTCTTCATGTAACTGGTTACTTTCTGAACCCGGCTGCCTTCTACTCAACTGACTTCAGTTCTGATCCAGAAGTTACCACCGGTTTTGTCTCATCTTTGGTTCATATGGTAAAAGAATGCCACGTCCAAGCTAAAATTTCCACACAGCTTAAAATGTACACACTCGGTCAAGGTTGCTTTGATGAGGCCAGTCAAGCTGCTCAAATCACTGACATTGCTCCAG CTGAGTGGTGGGCTCAAAAGGCGAGCCAGCATCCAGAACTGCAGAGTTTTGCCATTAAGATTCTGAGCCAGACGTGTGAAGGTGCTTCAAGGTACAAACTGAAGAGAAGCATAGCAGAGAGGCTGCTGCTCACTAGAGGAATGAGCCGTTCTCAGAAAAAGCATATGGAAGAGTTTGCCTTTGTTCATTACAATCTCCATCTACAACGCTTCAAAGCTACATACTAA
- the LOC106377503 gene encoding uncharacterized protein LOC106377503 isoform X2 has protein sequence MDIHEHGVCVDKKKQRVKCNYCGKEVQGFSRLKFHLGGVSGDVTLCEQVTFNVREAFRSMVMKQKLSSAAAKAKRVHKRGRIDISSSKSGSPEEGTTSVEANNALVSKTAVMFMKQKLSSTAAKTKRVVGKVQMGNGLNKRGRLEFSSTKSVSPEMRTTSVEANNALVSNTAVMFMKQKLSSTAAAAETRRVVGNVQMGNGLNKRGRLEISSTKSVSPEKRTTSVEDMNFQSNNAQKCIARFFYETGFNFSAVDSPGFREMMSVSGGSGDIPGSHDLDGWMLQEALKEVQDHVKKIKDSWAVTGCSILLDAWVDHKGHDLVTFLADSPAGPVYLKSFDVSDIKSNANALISLVDGVAEEVGVHNVVQIIACSTSGWVGELGKSFASNNMFWSVSISHCFELMLVEIEKMDSFGGILDKVNNITEFLYNNPLVWELFKDPSHGKDMKISSSSSEFEFVTPYLTLENVLKAKNNLAAMFASSDWNKEEGTSVSKFVKDPSFWESVERLVKSTSPMIRGLCLFSTANNQHIGYIYDTMDGIKESIAKELSKEERCYKPVWDVIDDVWNKHLHSPLHVTGYFLNPAAFYSTDFSSDPEVTTGFVSSLVHMVKECHVQAKISTQLKMYTLGQGCFDEASQAAQITDIAPAEWWAQKASQHPELQSFAIKILSQTCEGASRYKLKRSIAERLLLTRGMSRSQKKHMEEFAFVHYNLHLQRFKATY, from the exons ATGGACATTCATGAGCATGGAGTTTGTGTGGACAAGAAGAAACAACGGGTTAAATGTAATTACTGTGGGAAAGAAGTCCAGGGCTTCTCGCGTCTGAAATTTCACTTGGGTGGTGTAAGTGGAGATGTAACTCTCTGTGAACAAGTCACATTTAATGTTAGAGAGGCTTTTCGAAGTATGGTTATGAAGCAAAAACTTAGTTCTGCTGCTGCTAAGGCTAAGAGAGTGCATAAGCGTGGAAGAATAGACATTTCATCCAGCAAAAGTGGTTCTCCTGAGGAAGGGACTACAAGTGTGGAGGCTAATAATGCCCTGGTGTCAAAAACAGCTGTAATGTTTATGAAGCAAAAGCTTAGTTCTACTGCTGCTAAAACTAAGAGAGTTGTTGGAAAAGTCCAAATGGGTAATGGTCTTAATAAGCGTGGAAGATTAGAATTTTCATCCACCAAAAGTGTTTCTCCTGAGATGAGGACTACAAGTGTGGAGGCTAATAATGCACTAGTGTCAAACACAGCTGTAATGTTTATGAAGCAAAAGCTTAGTTctactgctgctgctgctgagaCTAGGAGAGTTGTTGGGAACGTCCAAATGGGTAATGGTCTTAATAAGCGTGGAAGATTAGAAATTTCATCCACCAAAAGTGTTTCTCCTGAGAAGAGGACTACAAGTGTGgaggatatgaattttcagtctAACAATGCCCAGAAGTGCATAGCTCGGTTCTTTTATGAAACTGGTTTCAACTTTTCAGCTGTGGATTCCCCAGGCTTCCGAGAAATGATGTCTGTAAGTGGTGGTAGTGGTGATATTCCTGGCTCTCATGATTTAGATGGATGGATGCTTCAAGAAGCATTGAAGGAAGTGCAAGATCATGTGAAGAAGATTAAAGATTCATGGGCGGTCACAGGTTGCAGCATCTTGCTTGATGCTTGGGTTGACCACAAAGGCCATGATCTGGTTACTTTCCTTGCAGATTCTCCAGCTGGTCCAGTGTATCTAAAGTCGTTTGATGTTTCTGATATAAAAAGTAACGCCAATGCCTTGATATCACTGGTGGATGGAGTTGCTGAGGAAGTTGGAGTGCATAACGTTGTTCAAATCATTGCATGTTCAACCTCTGGCTGGGTTGGTGAATTAGGCAAGTCTTTTGCGTCTAATAATATGTTCTGGTCCGTGAGTATATCCCACTGCTTTGAGCTTATGCTGGTGGAGATTGAGAAAATGGATTCCTTTGGAGGCATACTTGACAAGGTGAATAACATTACAGAGTTCCTTTACAACAACCCCTTGGTTTGGGAGCTTTTCAAAGATCCTAGTCATGGAAAAGACATGAagatctcctcctcctcctctgagTTTGAGTTTGTGACGCCTTATCTCACTCTAGAGAATGTTCTCAAGGCGAAGAACAACTTGGCAGCCATGTTTGCTTCATCCGACTGGAACAAAGAAGAGGGCACATCAGTCTCCAAATTTGTCAAGGATCCGTCCTTTTGGGAATCTGTTGAGAGACTTGTGAAGTCCACATCTCCTATGATCCGCGGTCTATGCTTGTTTTCTACTGCCAACAATCAGCATATTGGATATATCTATGACACTATGGATGGCATAAAGGAGAGTATAGCGAAGGAACTCAGTAAAGAGGAACGATGTTACAAGCCGGTGTGGGATGTGATTGATGATGTATGGAACAAGCATCTCCACAGTCCTCTTCATGTAACTGGTTACTTTCTGAACCCGGCTGCCTTCTACTCAACTGACTTCAGTTCTGATCCAGAAGTTACCACCGGTTTTGTCTCATCTTTGGTTCATATGGTAAAAGAATGCCACGTCCAAGCTAAAATTTCCACACAGCTTAAAATGTACACACTCGGTCAAGGTTGCTTTGATGAGGCCAGTCAAGCTGCTCAAATCACTGACATTGCTCCAG CTGAGTGGTGGGCTCAAAAGGCGAGCCAGCATCCAGAACTGCAGAGTTTTGCCATTAAGATTCTGAGCCAGACGTGTGAAGGTGCTTCAAGGTACAAACTGAAGAGAAGCATAGCAGAGAGGCTGCTGCTCACTAGAGGAATGAGCCGTTCTCAGAAAAAGCATATGGAAGAGTTTGCCTTTGTTCATTACAATCTCCATCTACAACGCTTCAAAGCTACATACTAA